The following proteins are co-located in the Mustelus asterias unplaced genomic scaffold, sMusAst1.hap1.1 HAP1_SCAFFOLD_1019, whole genome shotgun sequence genome:
- the LOC144487755 gene encoding uncharacterized protein LOC144487755 encodes MEKPWKCGDCGKGFSFPSQLEIHRRSHTGERPFTCSVCGKGFTQIIDLQRHQQVHTGEKSFTCSECGKGFIQLSTLRRHQRVHTGERPFICSVCGKGFTQLFHLQNHQRVHTGERPFTCSVCGKGFSVSSSLWRHQQVHTGERPFSCSVCGKGFSVPSGLRTHQRVHTGERPFTCTVCGKGFTHSSRLQKHQQVHKSESYSTEEAFQPIESALTKLY; translated from the coding sequence atggagaaaccgtggaaatgtggagactgtgggaaaggattcagttttcCATCTCAGCTGGagattcatcggcgcagtcacactggggagaggccgttcacctgctctgtgtgtgggaagggattcactcagataATTgatttgcagagacaccagcaagttcacactggggagaaatcgttcacttgctctgagtgtgggaaagggttcattcagttatccaccctgcggagacaccagcgagttcacactggggagagaccattcatctgctctgtgtgtgggaagggattcactcaattatttcATTTGCagaaccaccagcgagttcacactggggagagaccattcacttgctctgtgtgtgggaaaggattcagtgtaTCATCAAGCCTGTggcgacaccagcaagttcacactggggagaggccgttctcctgctctgtgtgtgggaaaggattcagtgtgCCATCaggcctgcggacacaccagcgggttcacactggggagagaccgttcacctgcaccgtgtgtgggaagggattcactcattcatcccgactgcagaaacaccagcaagtccacaagtcagagtcatacagtacagaagaggcctttcagcccatcgagtctgcactgacaaaactatacTAA